The Thalassotalea sediminis genome includes the window AGAAAAATTCGACACGCGTTTATCGCACCAGAAGATCACAAGATTGTTGCAATTGACTACTCACAAATTGAGCTTCGTATAATGGCACATTTATCTAAAGATCCTGGACTATTGGCCGCTTTTTCAGAAGGAAGAGATATCCACCAAGCAACAGCCGCTGAAATTTTCTCGGTCGACTTAGATGAAGTAACGAGCGATCAACGTCGCAGTGCCAAAGCAATTAACTTTGGGTTAATTTATGGTATGTCGGCCTTTGGGCTATCTAAACAACTCGGCATTGCGCGCAACAAAGCACAAGCGTATATGGACAAGTACTTTGAGCGTTACCCTGGCGTGTTAAGCTATATGGAAGACACACGCAGGCTCGCCGCAGAGCAAGGTTATGTTGAAACATTATTTGGACGCCGATTATATCTGCCAGAGATAAAATCAAAAAATGCGATGCGCCGTAAAGGTGCAGAGCGTGCCGCGATAAATGCTCCAATGCAGGGTACGGCGGCAGATATTATTAAAAAAGCCATGCTAGCCGTTGATGCATGGCTGGAAGCAAACCAAGACCCTAGAATAAAAATGACGATGCAAGTGCATGACGAATTGATCTTCGAAATTCATCAAGATATTGTCGAGTCAGCTACGCAAAGTTTAGTAACCATAATGAACGACGCTGTTGAGTTAAGTGTGCCGTTAATTGCGGAAGCTGGTGTAGGAGACAATTGGGAACAAGCACATTAGCTATTTTGTACTTTAGTTTCACTTTTAGAAAAAAGTCGCATTTATTGCGACTTTTTTCTTGCTAGGAATCACTTAATTACGACAATTAAAGGAATAAAACAACACAAATGTAATAAATTTACAATTATGTCTTTACAACAACTGAGCTTTTACTCTATAATACAGTTCGTTCCTTAGCGAACGCTTGTTGTAATAATTTGTATATTCTAGCTTTCCTCATAGCTAATCGCCCGATGATAATGTCATCGGGCTTTTTTTATCTCTACTACCTAAATTTCAAAACTCTCTCAGTTGAAACATTATTGATGTAAATGAAATTAATCATCTACGGGATCAACAATTGGCTCTATAGGCTTAGGTTTACTGCGACCAGATTTACGTAATGCATCACGCAGCACATACTCTATCTGTGCGTTTAAACTACGTAATTCATCGTCAGCCCATTGTTGCATAGCGGATAAAATTTCTTCATTAATGCGTAATGGATATGCTTTTTTTGCCACGTTTACCTCTTTTTGAAACGCAGAGCTATAAGCTCTGCGCATTAATTAGTACAAGCTACCTGTATTTACGACAGGTTGAGCTGCCTCGTCACTACATAACACCACGAGTAAATTACTGACCATTGCCGCTTTTCGTTCACTGTCTAATTCAACAATTTCACGCTCTGACAACTGTGTTAGCGCCATTTCAACCATTCCAACAGCGCCTTCTACTACTTTTTGACGTGCAGAAATAATCGCCATAGCTTGTTGACGGCGTAACATAGCATTTGCAATTTCTGGTGCATAAGCAAGATGACTTATACGTGCTTCAATAACTTTAACACCCGCTTTTTCCAATCTATCTTGTACTTCACATTTAAGTGCTTCAGAAATTTGAATAGGATCACTTCGTAACGAAATTTCCTCATTTTCATGGTTGTCATAGGCATAACTTGTAGCTAAGTTACGTAATGCAGACTCGCTTTGAATAGAAACAAAGTCTTCATAGTCATCGACTTGAAAAACAGCCTCAGCGGTATCAACAACTTCCCAGACAATTACCGCAGCTATTTCAATGGGATTACCGCTATTGTCATTAACTTTTAGCTTACCACTTTCAAAGTTTCTAACCCGCATTGAAACACGCGCTTTACTATAAAATGGATTAGCCCAACGCAGCCCAGGCATATGTACTGTACCTACGTATTTACCAAATAACTGTAATACCGCAGCTTGCTTTGGGTGCACCATAAAAAAACCAAACCAACAAATAAATACGACAATAGTATATATAGCGCTGACGACTATTTGCCAACCTGCATGGCTTTGAATGCCATTAATAAGCGCAGCAATACCAGCTAATTGCAGCACGAGCAAGACCACTATAAACATGATGCCATTAGGCGCTTTTATTTCTTTTTCTGTAAACATGTTCATCTCCAACAATGAATAAAGTGATATCACTATGATATCAACATGAAACAATGTCAAGTATTTTACTCTCAATACACGTTGTTAAATCGATTAATAACAGATTATTTGCGGTAAAGGATGCACGCACCTTATTAATTTCTGCTATGCTCTTTTCGTTAAAATAATGTTAATAGAGGGTGTTATGCAGAGAATTATAACCACATTCGTGGCTGCTTCTTTAACACTGAGTGCGTTCAACACTCAAGCGTTCAATCAAGCAGAATCAAAAACTGTCTCCGAGTTAAATCAAATTGAAATGAAATATCCAAAAACAAAAAAAGGCCAAGTGTCTGATATTTACTTTGGTGAGCAAGTTGCTGATCCTTACCGCTGGTTAGAAGATGATCGCAGTGAAGAAACTGCTGATTGGGTTGGTCAACAAAATAAAGTGACCTTTGACTATTTAGCGCAAATTCCTTACCGCGAACAGCTAAAAAAGCGTTTGGAAGAAATGTGGAATTACGAAAAAGTAAGCGCTCCTTTTAAACGTGGCAAATACCAATATTTCTATCGTAACGATGGCTTACAAAATCAAAGTGTTGTTTACCGTCAAGATGAAGCGGGTAATATTGAAGAGTTTTTAGACCCAAATAAGTTTAGTAAAGATGGCACTACGTCATTGGCTTCATTGAGCTTTTCTAAAGACGGTTCAATCGCAGCCTACTCAATTTCAGAAGGTGGTAGCGATTGGCGAAAAATCATTGTAATCGATGTAGAAACTAAAAAAGAACTAGAAACCCCTCTAGTTGACGTTAAATTTTCTGGAATTTCATGGTATGGCAATGAAGGGTTTTATTACTCTAGCTACGATAAGCCCAAGGGTAGTGAATTATCGGCAAAGACTGATCAACACAAACTTTATTATCATAAATTAGGGACTGCACAGAAAAATGACACGCTAATTTTCGGCGGTACTGCGGCTGAAAAACATCGCTATGTCGGTGGCTATGTAACCGAAGATGATCGCTATCTTGTCATCAGCGGCTCGGTATCTACATCAGGTAATCGTTTATTTATTAAAGATCTAGCGGAAAAAGATAGCAAATTAATAACCGTATTAGATCATACTGATTCTGATACCTATGTTATTGATAACGTAGGAAGCAAGCTATACCTAGTGACAAACTTGGATGCACCAAACAAAAAAATCGTTACTGTCGATGCCGCTAATCCTTCCGTTGATAACTGGAAAACACTTATTCCAGAAACGGAGCATGTGTTAACAGCTACTACAGGTGGTGGTTATTTCTTTACAGAATATATGGTTGATGCAATTTCAAAAGTATCACAATACGATTATCAAGGTAATAAAGTAAGAGATGTGACCTTACCTGGCGTTGGCAGCTCTAGTGGCTTTAGCGGTAAAAAAGAAGAAAAACGTCTTTATTACTCATTTACCAACTACAAAACGCCTAGCACCACTTATGCCTTTGATGTAGAGCAGGGTAAAACAACTGTTTATCGTAAATCTGGTGCGAAGTTCGACAGCGATTTATATGAATCAAAGCAGGTTTTCTATACCTCTAAAGATGGTACGAAAGTTCCGATGATTATTACCTATAAAAAAGGTATTCAACTTGACGGTAAAAACCCAACCATATTATATGGCTATGGTGGGTTCAATGTTAGCTTAACACCTAGTTTTAGCGTAACTCGTGCAGTATGGCTGGAACAAGGTGGTATCTATGCGGTTGCTAATTTACGTGGTGGTGGTGAATACGGCAAAGCATGGCACAAAGCGGGAACGAAAATGCAAAAACAAAATGTTTTTGACGACTTTATTGCTGCCGCTGAATACTTAATTAAAGAAAAATATACCTCCAGTGACTTTTTAGCAATCAACGGTGGTTCAAATGGTGGCTTATTAGTGGGGGCGGTGATGACGCAACGTCCTGACTTAATGAAAGTTGCTTTACCCGCAGTTGGTGTACTAGACATGCTGCGTTATCATACCTTTACCGCAGGTGCAGGTTGGGCATATGACTATGGTACAGCCGAGCAAAGCAAAGAGATGTTTGAGTATTTAAAAGCTTATTCACCAGTACATAATGTTAAAAAAGGGATTAAATACCCCGCAACTATGGTAACTACGGGTGATCATGATGATCGCGTAGTACCAGCGCATTCCTTCAAATTTGCAGCTGAGTTACAAGCTAAGCAATCAGGTAAAGCACCAACGTTAATTCGTATTGAAACGAATGCCGGCCACGGTGCGGGTACGCCAGTATCAAAAACTATTGAACAGTATGCAGATATTTTCGGTTTCACTTTATTTAATATGGGCTTTGAGTCCTTACCAAATCAATAAGTGATTGATCGCGGAACACCAAAAAGCGCTAGCTAACACTAGCGCTTTTTTTTACTTACAGTTTTGTAACTTGGTAGCCTGATTGCTCAAGTAACTGCAACACATTGTTTTCGCCAACTAAATGTCCAACACCGACAAGTACAAACTCCTTATCAGTATCAGTAAACATTTGCTCAATTAAAGGAACCCAATTTTGATTACGATCAGTAAACATTTGTTTGAATGTTTTAGGATCTTCGTCTTTTACTTGGTTAACCACTAGGTTCGCAAGTTCTTGTGATTTACCTTCTCTCCATGCAGGTAATAGCTGGTTAAACATTTCCTTAAATTCGCCCATTTGCGCGATTGTCGAACTAATCAAGGCTTCTTCACTGCCTTGTCCCATATTGGCTATCAGCCCTATTTGAAAATCACTCGATTCTAAGTATTCTTTGCCTTTGTTGTCTTTACTCGCCATTTTATTGAAATAGGCATCAACACCTTCACCCGCTAATTGTGAACGTTTAGCCTCAAGCATTGCCATCATCATCACGATAAAGCCAGGCTTAAAACCATTCATTTCATTTACATTAATGCCAAACGCAGCCAAATGTGTTTCCAATGCTTTGAACGTATCATTACTTAGTTTATCGCTTAGCTTCTGATTATTTGTATAAGAGACTTGTTGCATAAGCTTAGCCTGAAAACTCGCATCTGTTGGATCAGGCAACGGTGTTTCCAAAACTATCGCATCTGTCGCTTCATAAGCCGTTATAAATTCTTTTGGTAAAGGGAATTCAGAGGGCGGTAAAATGTGCACAGTACCACCAATGTATACGTGATCTTCGCCTTTTGTTACTTTCCATACTGACGTATCAGCAAAACAAGTATTTGTATTCAAAATTACTGTTGTCGCTAGCAGTGCTGTTGCTTTCAATGTCTTTTTTAACATGTTCATATTTATCTATCCTTACTTTAAAATTACTGCATTCTTATAAAAATTGCGTTTTTTTATTTGTTACTTACTTTTATTGGTTTAACTTCAAATTGCTTCGTTTGATGCTGAAAATAATGTTGATTTTTCTTCATTGACGTTTTCAATTCATTAGCGGCAATTTGTTTTATTTCATCCATTACGGTATTAGTTTCTGCTGAAGCAGCGCCACAAAGTAGTGCTAATAATGCGATAATAGGTCCAATAATGTAGTGCTTTTGATTATTAAGTTGTTTCATAAAATTACTCCTTGATGCATTTAATCGTCAGTGATTATTCGCTGATGGAAATAAGATTACGGTAGATTTTTTATCATGTCCCTTATCAAAGTCATATCAATTTACCCATTAGATTCAATAAAGTTAAATAATTGATAATTAATGTTTTTTTACATAAAAAATTAAAACCTTATCAAAACCTTATCACGATATTTTTACCTTTTTTGTCTATAAATCGTGATCTAAATTCAATCATT containing:
- a CDS encoding TraB/GumN family protein: MNMLKKTLKATALLATTVILNTNTCFADTSVWKVTKGEDHVYIGGTVHILPPSEFPLPKEFITAYEATDAIVLETPLPDPTDASFQAKLMQQVSYTNNQKLSDKLSNDTFKALETHLAAFGINVNEMNGFKPGFIVMMMAMLEAKRSQLAGEGVDAYFNKMASKDNKGKEYLESSDFQIGLIANMGQGSEEALISSTIAQMGEFKEMFNQLLPAWREGKSQELANLVVNQVKDEDPKTFKQMFTDRNQNWVPLIEQMFTDTDKEFVLVGVGHLVGENNVLQLLEQSGYQVTKL
- a CDS encoding SPFH domain-containing protein, which encodes MFTEKEIKAPNGIMFIVVLLVLQLAGIAALINGIQSHAGWQIVVSAIYTIVVFICWFGFFMVHPKQAAVLQLFGKYVGTVHMPGLRWANPFYSKARVSMRVRNFESGKLKVNDNSGNPIEIAAVIVWEVVDTAEAVFQVDDYEDFVSIQSESALRNLATSYAYDNHENEEISLRSDPIQISEALKCEVQDRLEKAGVKVIEARISHLAYAPEIANAMLRRQQAMAIISARQKVVEGAVGMVEMALTQLSEREIVELDSERKAAMVSNLLVVLCSDEAAQPVVNTGSLY
- a CDS encoding prolyl oligopeptidase family serine peptidase — its product is MKYPKTKKGQVSDIYFGEQVADPYRWLEDDRSEETADWVGQQNKVTFDYLAQIPYREQLKKRLEEMWNYEKVSAPFKRGKYQYFYRNDGLQNQSVVYRQDEAGNIEEFLDPNKFSKDGTTSLASLSFSKDGSIAAYSISEGGSDWRKIIVIDVETKKELETPLVDVKFSGISWYGNEGFYYSSYDKPKGSELSAKTDQHKLYYHKLGTAQKNDTLIFGGTAAEKHRYVGGYVTEDDRYLVISGSVSTSGNRLFIKDLAEKDSKLITVLDHTDSDTYVIDNVGSKLYLVTNLDAPNKKIVTVDAANPSVDNWKTLIPETEHVLTATTGGGYFFTEYMVDAISKVSQYDYQGNKVRDVTLPGVGSSSGFSGKKEEKRLYYSFTNYKTPSTTYAFDVEQGKTTVYRKSGAKFDSDLYESKQVFYTSKDGTKVPMIITYKKGIQLDGKNPTILYGYGGFNVSLTPSFSVTRAVWLEQGGIYAVANLRGGGEYGKAWHKAGTKMQKQNVFDDFIAAAEYLIKEKYTSSDFLAINGGSNGGLLVGAVMTQRPDLMKVALPAVGVLDMLRYHTFTAGAGWAYDYGTAEQSKEMFEYLKAYSPVHNVKKGIKYPATMVTTGDHDDRVVPAHSFKFAAELQAKQSGKAPTLIRIETNAGHGAGTPVSKTIEQYADIFGFTLFNMGFESLPNQ